In Chitinophagaceae bacterium C216, the genomic stretch TCAGATTATCTGGATAGACAGGATATCTTTTACCCTTCTGTGCGTATGGTAAAAGACGGGAAGGAAGTTCCTAATGGCGAATACACGCTCAAAAGCACACCTATAGGCCATCACAGAAAAGATGGAATTATCAATACCGATAAAGCTTTTGCACTGTTTAACAACGGTGCTACCTTTGTAATTCAGGCAGGACAACGTTATTTTAATAATCTTTCTCATTGCTGTTTGCAATTATCGCAAAAATTTAATTCACCCGTTCAGGCCAACTTATACATTACGCCCAGTCGTTCGCAGGGATTTCATCCGCATTGGGACACTCACGATGTATTTGTACTGCAGATAGCTGGCACCAAAACCTGGCACCTATACGGCTTTGAAAAAGAACTACCTACCAAGAATCAATCTTTCGTTAGCAAAGATTATAACAAAGAGCCCTTACAAACCCTTCAGATTAAGCCTGGAGATTTTCTATATGTACCTCGTGGCTATGTGCATGATGCCGTAGCCGATGATGGCGTTTCGGCACATATCACCATCGGTATACTCTCTTTCACCTGGGTACGATTCTTCAACGAAGTATTTCCGCAACTGGAAGCGTTTAAAGAATTTAGAGAGGCGGTTCCGTTTTGGAAAGACAATCTTGACGAGCTAATACAAGAAAAGGTAAAACTTCTTACGCAAAAATTATCAGAGCTGAATTTTAAGGATGGCATAGAGAGGCTCAATAAAAGTTACCGTACTGCACAGCCGCAACCAGTACGTAATTATTTTGAAAGCGTATGCAATGTACAGTCTATTCAGCCGCAAACGTCTTTTCGCTTGAATGAAGGGGTACTTTTCTCTTCTGTCGAAAATGATAACGGTTTTGAACTACGTTTCTGGGGAAAGGCTATCCAGTTAAGCAATGCAGTGCGACCGGTGATTGATTTTATATTTGAGCGCAAGCAATTTACATTAGACGAATTACCAGGCGAGTTGAACGAGGAAGTCAAAAAAAAACTGCTTACGCAACTAGTGAAGGAGGGCGTTGTTTATATTGAAGCGTTATAAAGATTATTTTTTTGAAACAGATAACTGATAAAGACGTATTTTTTTGCAGTGCAGCTTCGCGATATTTTAAAGAGCCACTGGCAGGAACTGCTGCCAACAGCAGCGTTTTTATATTGATAGAGCATTGCAATCCTTTTCCGGCAAAAGTAGGGGAGGCGCATTTTGATAAAGCTTGGCTTCAAGGTATACAGAAACTGGCAAAGTCTCTAAAAGGGAAAGTTTTGCTAATTCGCAATAAGAAAACCAATTTCAGAGACTGTCGTATCATTTTTGTCGATTGTAAGAAATGCGCCTACTTTACTATTCAACTACCTATTGAGCAGGTGGCTACGGTTCGTCTTGCAGATTACATACATTCCGAGTCTACTGAATGGGAGACCGACCCGTTTTTTGTAATCTGTACCAATGGGAAAAAAGATAAGTGTTGCGCTAAGTTTGGATATCCTGTATTCAAGTTTTTTGAGGCTTTCAATACCGATGTGCAAGTATGGGAGAGTTCTCATGTAGGTGGAGACCGCTTTGCGGCTAATGTTGTGGCCTTGCCTTTTGGTATTTATTATGGACATGTAGTAGTAGAAGATGTAGGCCATATTATGGTGCGCACCTTGCTTAGAAAAATTTACAAGAATAAATACAGGGGATTAAGCCGTCGCTCATTTTTTGAGCAATCTGTAGAATGTTATGTGCGTGAGTATCTGCAAAACTATGATATCGATTTTGACATTAGCATGAAACTCCTGCATCATGAAGAAGACCGATATACCGTAGGGGTAAAGACTACCAGCAATTTTCACTGCGAAGTAGTGCTGCTAAAAGAGCGTATCGATTATCCGCACTTGCTTACCTGTAAATCGAGGGCGCCGGAAACTATTGTAAAGTACAGATTGCTAGAGTTAAAGCCCTTCGACGTTATATAAGCGTAACATTTTTGTGAAACCATGCGCAGGCCTGTTGTAATCCGCATTCGCGGCATTTGGGGTTGCGTGCCATACAAGTATAACGTCCATGTAATATCAGCCAGTGATGGGCTTTATGAATCAACGAGGGGTCAATATTTTTAACCAGCTCCTTTTCTACAGCCAAGGGTGTGCTCGCTTTGGGTGATACAAGTCCTATTCTTTTGCTTACCCGGAATACATGTGTGTCTACAGCCATATTGGGCTGCTTTTCAATTACCGAAGTAATCACGTTAGCGGTTTTGCGCCCTACTCCCGGCAGCGTAGTTAATTCCTGTACGGTCATAGGTATTTCGCCGTTAAATTCTTCCACAACCTTCTTAGCCATTCCTACCAGATGTTTGCTCTTATTGTTAGGATAAGAGATGCTTTTGATAATAGGAAACACTTCTTCCGGAGTGGCTTTACTTAGGCTGTATATATCCGGATATTTTTGAAAAAGATGCGGTGTGGTCAGGTTCACACGCTTGTCGGTACATTGTGCGGATAATATTACAGCTACCAACAATTGATAGGGGTTATCATATATCAACTCCGTTTCAGGTTCGGGCATATGTTCCGAAAAATAATCAATAACAAACCGATAACGCTCTTTCTTTGTCATCCTTACATTTAAAAAAGACCCAATGATTCTTGCAATGCCCTTATTGGGATTGCGTTATTGATAAGATGGTGAAGATGCTTGGCTGCGCTGTGCGTATTAACACATTGGTATATCTACTATTTCGCCGCGGCTTTGAACAGCCAAGAATCTTCCAGCGCCTTAACGGTTACTTTGGCTCCGGCAAATGCAGCAGCAGCAATATTACCACGATGCAGGGGTACAGTAGTCTTTTTCGCTTTCAGTGTCACGTTGCCCTCCATCAATAGGAATATTTCGGTAGTGGCAATATCCAATTTTATGGATTCGCCTTTTTTTAATTTATAAGAGGCCAGTGCAAAATCTTTCACGGGCGCTTTGTATTGCTGGCTGGCAGTACGCGCCTTTTTAATGATTTTGGGATGCGTGGCTTCGCATTTGGTGTGTTTAAGCAATTCTGCAGTGTCGATGTGTTTAGTAGTAAGACCGCCACGCAGAACATTGTCACTGCTGGCCATGATTTCTACATTGTAACCCTCTAAATAGGCATGGGGTACGCCCGCATCTTGGAAGATAGCTTGTCCTGGTGTAAGATGTACTAGGTTGAAGAAATAAACCGAAAAGATGCCGCGGTCTATTACGCCAGGTCTGTCAAATGTAAGTGCAGCACGAGCCGCCCAGAAGTTTTCATCATTTTTCTGCAGCACACCGTTTTGATATAAAGGTATGATGCGTGCTAACAAGGGATGCAGTACTTCATTTACTTTTTCCTGTGGCATTTCCATAACTGTCTTATACAGTCCTGCGTAACCTTTCTTTTTAAATATCGGTTTCAAAAATTTCAATTCTTTGGTCTGAGTGAGTATAGCTTCCATTTCTTCTTCGGGCTTAAACCCATGTAGCAGATAGAACTCACTCATGGCTACCATCAACTCGGGTTTATGATTGGTATCCTTGTAATTTCTGTGAGGCGCATCCAGCGGAATGCCTTTTTTGTTCTCTTCCTCAAAGTCAATGACTGCCTGCTTTTTGGAAGGATGTACTTGAATCGAGAGCATATCTTTCACGTCCAGCACTTTCAGCAAGTAAGGCATATTACCGAAGGTCTTCAGTATCTTTTTGCCCAATGTTTTCTCGGGTTGTTGCTGAATATAATCTCTCAGTAATACTTCGGACCCGTCATCCAAGGTAATTTTACAATTAGCTTGAGGATGTACGCCTAGCCAGTATTCGGCATAGGGCTCCATATTAGGGTTCTCAATTTCTAGAAGTGAAGGAATGTAATGAATACCCCCCCAGTCGTAATGCTTAATATCTCCGCTTAATGGTGCTAACACTTGCATAGTATAATTTGTAGTAACTTGTTGTAAAGATAGGAAATGGCGGCACATAATCAGTTAGGAAAGGCCGGGGAAGCCATGGCCGTAAAGTTTTTTACGCAAAAAGGCTATCTCATTGTTTGTCGTAACTGGCGTTATGGCAGGCATGAAATTGACATTATCGCCACGAAAGACAATAAATTGCATTTTATTGAAGTGAAGACCAGAAGCTCATCCCGTTACGGCTATCCGGAGGAGAGCGTAACTGCGAAAAAATTTGCGTCTTTGAAGGCTGCTGCCGATGCATATTTATTTCAGCACCCGGGTTACAAATGGATACAGTATGATGTATTATCCATTACACTGCATAAAAATAGACCTCCTGAATACTTTTTGCTCGAAGATGTTTTTATGTAATACGGTTTATAAAAAAATGTGTAGGTTTGTTTTCAGGCATTTAATTTTATGCCATACCCCCCCTGACAGAGGAGGGTTTAGCTTGTTCAAACAACCTTCAAACTTTAAATAAAAACAAAAACAAACAGTATGAGACTATTATTTTTTGCTTCAGCCTTTGCAGTAGTAACGCTTGCAGCTTGTAAAGGGGAAGACACTTCATCACAACCATTCTGTGCAGATGAGACTTGTATTGAAGAGCCAATGCTGGTGGAAAGTACAGCTCCCGGCAAACCTTTTGTGCGAATTA encodes the following:
- the nth_2 gene encoding Endonuclease III, whose amino-acid sequence is MTKKERYRFVIDYFSEHMPEPETELIYDNPYQLLVAVILSAQCTDKRVNLTTPHLFQKYPDIYSLSKATPEEVFPIIKSISYPNNKSKHLVGMAKKVVEEFNGEIPMTVQELTTLPGVGRKTANVITSVIEKQPNMAVDTHVFRVSKRIGLVSPKASTPLAVEKELVKNIDPSLIHKAHHWLILHGRYTCMARNPKCRECGLQQACAWFHKNVTLI
- the manA_1 gene encoding Mannose-6-phosphate isomerase, with translation MQVLAPLSGDIKHYDWGGIHYIPSLLEIENPNMEPYAEYWLGVHPQANCKITLDDGSEVLLRDYIQQQPEKTLGKKILKTFGNMPYLLKVLDVKDMLSIQVHPSKKQAVIDFEEENKKGIPLDAPHRNYKDTNHKPELMVAMSEFYLLHGFKPEEEMEAILTQTKELKFLKPIFKKKGYAGLYKTVMEMPQEKVNEVLHPLLARIIPLYQNGVLQKNDENFWAARAALTFDRPGVIDRGIFSVYFFNLVHLTPGQAIFQDAGVPHAYLEGYNVEIMASSDNVLRGGLTTKHIDTAELLKHTKCEATHPKIIKKARTASQQYKAPVKDFALASYKLKKGESIKLDIATTEIFLLMEGNVTLKAKKTTVPLHRGNIAAAAFAGAKVTVKALEDSWLFKAAAK
- a CDS encoding hypothetical protein (UPF0102 protein RPA0323), which translates into the protein MAAHNQLGKAGEAMAVKFFTQKGYLIVCRNWRYGRHEIDIIATKDNKLHFIEVKTRSSSRYGYPEESVTAKKFASLKAAADAYLFQHPGYKWIQYDVLSITLHKNRPPEYFLLEDVFM